The following nucleotide sequence is from Pseudanabaena sp. BC1403.
AGCCCTACCAAAACAGTGATGGTGGGCGATCGCTCCCATGATGCGATCGGGGCTAAAAAGAACCAACTATTAGCGATCGGTGTTACATATGGTTATGGCACTGAGGAGGAGCTGCGAACTCATGGGGTAGATTTGATTGCTAACTCTCCTATGGAGATTACCAAATATTTATAGCATTAAGGAACTCAGGACAATATAAACCCCAAAAATCTGTACCGCCCGCTACGCGGGCGGTACAGATTTTTGGGGTTTATATTTAATTTTGCTTAGCTATTTAGCAGCAAAGCCCAAACACAGTCATGCTAACAAAGAAGTGAATAGCGCCTCTATTCACTTCTTGGGTTTATAGCAAAAGCTATATTTCGCTATATTTTATAGATGATATGCGATGATTTATAGCGTTATCGCATTTATTCTGAGGTTGTCCTATGCCCAAAGCGATCGCCGAAGCGGATACTTTTCTCAAGAAAAAGCTGCTTGGCTCTACAGATTTAGCCGATTCCGAGAAAATTCTCGTCAAAAAGGGGCAAGAATTTTTTGTTACTGAATATAGCCCTGATCGTAATCAACATCTTTTGCTAACCCTTGCCTCACCCTTTCCTGCTATGGATGGCAAATCTAAATTGCAGAAGGTCTATGCATATGATCCTCACATCAAGATTGAAGGAGAAGATCTCAATCAGTTAATCAAGTTACCAGTCAAATATTGCTCACAACTAGACAATGATCAGGCGATATTCGGCGCTGGTTGGCGACAATGTAATACGACTAGTAATACGATGCTAGCCGATTTTGTACTGAATGGAGCTTTAACCACAATGGCTAAAGCACAGGGGTTTCCAGAGCCAGAGTCAGTCTATATGCGACTGGTAGGTAAGTATGGTGATACTACCGATCATGATGCGCAAACATGGGCTTTGAAGGAACTTGGCATTAACTCTTACTTTAGCTATTCCCTTTCCGCCAAAGACGTATTACTATCGCTCAAGGCGAATATCCCTGTAGTGGTGGGATTTGCCTACAAAGGCAGTGGTCATATTTGCGTGATTGTCGGACATGATCCTGTCAAAAAAGTCTGGCTAGTTCATGATCCTTACGGTACTCGTCATGGTGCTAGTGACAGCTATGATGTGGGCGTTGGCGGCGCTTATGATCCCTATAGCTATGCAGTAATGCAGCAAATTTTTTGGGATGGTGGCGGTGAAGCTGGCTGGGGCAGAATTGTCACCAGCATTAAGGGCAAGCCCACAGGTTTACCTTCGGGACTATAAACTCATCAAAAAATTACAGCTCTTTACGGTCAACCCCAAAACGATAAATTTTTTAAAAACGTTGCTTTGCAACGTTTTTAAAAAATTTATTCTGTTTCTTTTGATCGCAAACTGTTGAAATATTTTGCCTTGCTTTATAGGGTGCAATATGACAAAAAGATTTAATTGAGGTATTTAAGTTAGCGTGAGTATTTTAGAACCGAAGCAATTAGTTGAATCACTAGGTTTTTGGGGTGGGCATCTGGCAATTTGGTCAATTATCTTTGCCGAATCAGGTCTATTTGTCGGTTTCTTTTTGCCAGGAGATTCACTTCTATTTGCCGCAGGCTTTTTGGCTTCGCAAGGTTTCCTCAATATCTTTGCGCTGATGGCTGGATGCTTTATTTGTGCGGTAGTTGGTGATAACGTTGGTTATGCTACTGGTAAGCGCTTTGGGCATAAATTATTCTCTAAAGAAGATTCTCTGTTTTTTCATAAGAATCATATTGTCAAAGCCCAAAAGTTTTATGACAAGCATGGCAAAAAAACAATTGTTCTAGCGCGTTTTATGCCTGTAGTCCGCACCTTTGCGCCAATCGTGGCAGGCATCGGCAAGATGGACTATGCCACCTTCTTTAAGTTCAATCTACTGGGGGGATTAGTCTGGACATTTGGTCTATGTACATTAGGATTTTTACTTGGCAAGAGTATTCCCGATGTTGATAAATATTTGCTTCCAATTACCTTGGCGATCGTCGTTATTTCAGTTATTCCTTCCCTTTTACATTTACTGCCAGAACGCAAAAAATAAGTAGAAGTGTCGTTTTTCAACACTTCTATTTATTTTGCACGAAAGATTGCTCGCACGGGTAAGTGATCGGAGACTTTTGCAAAATAGGTGCGATCGCTATCAAATCCAAGATCCTTTTGCGGATCGAGAATTTGTATTGACTGAGGAATATATTCTTCTTCTGCACCCTTGGGAGCTTTAGAAATAGCGATATGATCGATGACGCAACCAATGCCACGATTGGAATATCTAGGACGACCATCTATCGTTTTCGGCTGACCGCGCTTTTTTAAGCAGTTCTCTTTTGCATCAGTTTCGATCGCTTTCGTCAAAAAAGTCAGTGGTGCATCACGCAATCCACGATTTTGGTCAGCCCATGTCGGACTATTGAAATCACCTACAAGAATAAGATCGGGATCGGACTGCGTATCTTTTTGATAGTTATCTACTTCTTTGCGCAGAAGAACGCTTTGATTTTGACGTAAGCGATCGGCATCTTTGCCTCCACCACCTTTCTGATGCACAACGACTAATGTGAAGTCGAAATTTTTACCAGCTTTGAGATAGGTCACAAGGGGCGATCGCAAAGTCCTCGTTATATTCACCTGTCGCCATTCGGTTACTTTTTGAGCAGAGATCGCATCCTTACGATAGAACATTGCGATCCTCTGTTTACCGCCTGTCTCTCCTAAAATAAAGTCCCATTGTTTGTATTTGTTAAGCTTTTCTTTCAGCTTGTCAGCAGCAATTGGGCTGACTTCCTGCAAACCGATCGCATCAAAATTCCGTTCTATAATCTGGCTTACGGCTTCTAATTTCTCAGTATTTAGTCCGTCAAAATTTTCAAGATTGAAAGTTCCCAGTCGTATTTGATCAGGTGCTTTTGCTGTCGTGAAGGGATTTGAGCAACCTGCGATCGCAATTGCAAAAAGCCAAAAGAAAGGCAAATATTTCAAGCATTTAAAATGCGATCGCGGCATTATTTTCTCCTAATATCATGTAAGAACTCCTCAATCACTTCAATCAACCAATTAACTTCCGTTGGTCTAATATCATCATTAGCTAAAGTGTATTTCTTTCCACTTAGCCACAAAAATACATTTGCTTTTCTAGAATTATCTTCATTATGGTCGCTAGCTAACCAAATTAGATTATCTAAAATTCCACTATTTCGTTTCTCGATCATTCGCCACTTTGGTTCCACTCCTGAGAATGCACTGGTGGGAACTTTAATTTGCCAAGAAGTTTTGCCAAATATGGACTTTATAAACCAAGTTTCTTGTTCTGTAATTTCTAGGGTTACAGTTTCAAAAAAGCGGAAGGTAAAGCTGAGCAATAAACCAACGCCGTAAATTAATATCAAAGCGCCAGCAGCATAGAATCTCAAATCATTTAGCTGCATAGCATAATTCCAAATCTTAAGCAAAAATGGAGATGCAAAAGCAGCAATCAATCCCACTACTATCCAAGTCCAGATCACTGTAAAAATTCTCGAAGGATTTATAATTTTGAGATTAGTTGAAGAAGCTGACACCTGAAAACTGCAATTATCTGGAGGGAAATAAATACGAGTAGAACTGGAAAATCGACTGGATTCAACAGGACTAGATTGCTTCATTGATACTAATGGAGCAGGTGGAGCAGTCAGAGGGAGGGGAGTTTGAACGGATTCACGTATAGCTTGCAAAGCTATTCTGGCAGAAGCATAGCGTTTTTTGACGGTTGGCTCTACTAATTTTTGAATCCATTTTAAGAGATGAAGACTAGCGCTAGTGCGATCGCTAAAAACTATCCTCGCGTCATCATCCTGTGGTAAATCCGCAGGTGATATTCCCGTCAGTAAAAAAATCAGCGTTGCACCCAAAGCATAGAGATCGGATGCGGCTACAGCCCTACCGCCATATTGCTCCATCGGCGCATAGCCATAGGTTCCCACAACTGTGAAGGATTTGCCTTCAGCCGATGCTTTATCTTGAACTGCGCCAAAATCTACTAGATAGATAGTTGGAGCTTCTCCTTCACTTTCAGTCAAGATTAAATTACTAGGCTTAATATCGCGATGGAGAACTTGGGGGCTGAGTTCATGGAGATAGATCAGAATCTCTAAAATTGCGATCGCAATTTTCTTAACTTGCGATTCAGTGAATTTATGTCCCTTGGCAATATGTTCACGCAAAGAATCCCCTTGAATATATTCCTGCACCAACCCAAACCATAGTGAGCGATCATCAATCGAAAAATAATCTCGATATTTAGGAATACATGGATGATCTAGCGCTTTGAGTACAGTTGCTTCACGCTCAAATAATTTGAGGTCTTCCCATTGGACATTACCACCAAAAGCCAATAACTTGACCACAACCAATTCATTTTCTTTCTGCAAATCCTTGGCTAGCCAAGTCTCACGTCCTGCATTCTGTCCCAGTTGACGTTCTAATTGATAGCGTTGATTAACAATTGCTTGAGGTTCTAGCATAGCTATATCATTGGGATTTAAATATAAAAAGAGTGCTTTAGCACTCTTTTTATATTTAGGATTTATAGCACAAATTTTTCAATCGCTACAGCCGCTCCATCATTCTCAACAGTTGGGGCAACCCAATCCCCAAGAGGCTTCAATCCTTCAGGAGCATTTCCCATCACCACGCCGATGCCTGCATATTCGATCATCTCTAAATCATTGAAATTATCACCGATCGCTAAAACCTGCGATCGGTCAAATCCCAAAATATTCTCAGCTAAATGCTTTACGGCAGTTCCTTTATTTGCGATCGGATTGGTTGCTTCAAAGAATGTTGCTACAGATTTGGTGAGATAAAGTTGTTGTGGCGTATAGCGATCTTTGAGTACTCGCAACATTTCCGTCACTAATTCAGCGGTATCACTCAAAGCCAAAATCTTGGTCGGCGGATGGTCTGTACTTTCACTAGTCAGGAATTCACGCAAGTCACCAACTACCTTGACCCCAACTTTAGAGCGTTCGGCATAGGCTTGGGTTTGCGCTGTCATCTTGCGAACATAGAGTTCATCATTTACATAGATATGAATCGATAGTTTATCATTAGTCGCAAATTCTCCCAAATCATCGAGTAAAGAGAGCGCTTGTTTAAGGTCAACTGGCCAATGTCCAACTAATTCATCGGTTTTGGGATCTTTAATGAATGCGCCTTGATAGGAAATCAATGGCATATCAGAGGCAATCAATTCGTGAAATCGGACAGCCGAGCGATACATTCTACCCGTTGCGATCGCGACTTTGACACCCTTTGATTGAGCCGCTTTCACCGCTTGCTTAACTGCATCATTGACCTGATTGGCATCACCGCTAATCGTGCCATCGATATCTACCACGATCAGTTTAATGTCTTGCGCCATGAGTTTTATTTTTGATTTGTATAAAAAAGTAGGGTCAATTCATGAATTGACCCTACTTTTTTATAATACCTTTAAAATTTACCCCACCCTAGCCCTCCCCTTGAAAAGGGGAGGGAACAAGATTTCTAGTTTTCCCCCTTGGAAAGGGGGAATTAAAGGGGGTAAGTCCGAATTATGTCTAGATGATGGGGATTCTTACGAGAAATGCCTTTACTTGGTCTGTTCAGGACAGGTTGCACCGCCCGAAATGTTACGGCATTGCTGACGAATTTCTGCTAATAAACTGGGATTCATTTGCTTGGACTTACTTAGAGCCAGTTCAAACTGCTTCTTGGCAGTCAGAATATTGCTACCGCCTTGCATCCATAACACCTGTCCCTTCAGGTAATGTAGCTCTGGGTTATTTGGAGCAGAGACTAGAGCCTTATTCACGGCATCTAATGCAAGATCAGGTTTACGCGCATCACGATAGGCAAGAGCAATACCACGCCATTTTAGATAATCTGGCGCTGCATATTGCTTTAGACTCTCCAATGCCGTTTCAAGATCCGATAGAGGCAACACCGATGCAATTAGCATATCGATATAGCCCTTAATCAAATTTAGTTCAGGATCGTTGGGGTCAATATCCTTAGCTTTTTGGATATTGTCAAAAACACTTTGCACCAGTGGTAAAGCTTTAGGAGCACTAGACAAGCCTTCAGTTTTAACAATGAATCCCGCCTCAATCAAATCACTTACGGCGATATACATATAGGATCTAAGGTTATCTATACCCTTCAAAGCTTGGGCGTTAGATCGAACTCGCTTACCAGCATCCTGCATTACCAAGTAGTCTTCTTTGGCATAGGCAGTAGAAGCCCTTAAAGCAAATAGGAGTGGATCGCTGGCTTCAGTTCTGACAGCTAAATCCAACTGCTTTACTGCTGCCGTGTAATTTCCTTCTTTGAACATTAATTCAAAGGCTTTCTGGGTTTCACTACCGATCGCCCTAGCATTTGAGGAACGGAATGGATCGGCAGCGAAGCTAGGCATCACTGTGGCGACTGTGATTACTGCTGCCAATATGGAGACAGATACAGATTCAAAAACAAGTTTCAAAGGACGGCTCATAAAATTCCCAGAAAATATCAGGCTATGTGTGGTTAGCAAAATTTAGATCGTATCTTTAGAGATTCTGACAAATTCAACTAGGACTAAATCTAAATACTTAATCTAAATTTGGTCTGGTGTTTATTAAGTTGTCTGCAACATAGTACGTTAATGAAATGAAAGACGATTGTAATTTACAAAAAGTTTCTTGCATTCACCTAATAGGCTAAATGATATAGCGACAAATGAGATACAGCATTATGTACCGTATCTCATTTGTCGCTGTAATTACCTCAGCTCAAGCAGAGGACGGTACAACTTTTGGCTACTTATAGCAATGTAAGCTTATTTTTCATGTATTTGGCTAGATCTTCGCATGATTAACGCCAAGGCAGTAGATTCAGGGAGCAAGGCTGCGATCGCAGTAAGTTTTAATGACCATATATCTGTTGCGCTGAAAAGTCCTTCTAAACCACTCAAATGTGCTGACCAAACGTCAGTCAGATCAATAGCGATGCAAGCACATAAAAGTACTTTGATCGCAGCCTGATTGGAAAATATTACTAAAATGGCTAAGACCATATCTCTAATTGCCCACACCCGAATGATATATGGCATTTGTAGATTGGCATCTAAGGGAGCGCCTAGTTGTTGCATCAGCCAATGTGGATCGATATAACCGATCGCACCCAGCCCAAACCGAATCAGGCACATAATTCCGATCAGAGTCGCCACATACCAAACTTGATTTCTCATCTCTTATTCAACCCGATTAGGAAAGGATATTTCTAGCACAACGCATCCGATATCGGTCTTAAATGGGCCATGAATTTCGTGAGGTGGTCTACTGGCATAATGCCCACTTTCCAACCATATATCAAAAGCGCGATCGTAAAGGCGACCACTGACGATGAATACTTCTTCAGGATAGGGATGACTTTTGCCACCAAAAGCAGTTGTATCTGCATTAGGATGAAATAGAGTTAAGCGTGTGTACTCGCCTGTGTCTGGATCTAAGCTCAAGGTCAATTCTTCAGCCATTCCTTCCAGACCAAGAATTGGCTTCCATTTATGACTATTGTCTAGGAGCAATGGATTCCAATAAGTAGCAATAGATTTTGACATGTACTACCTTCTCAATAAATATAGGACTTACGCAAAAATACCCTGAAAGTCTTATTTTACCGTAGGTTAACCCAAGAATGAGTGGTGAGGCGCGAAGCGCCTCACCACTCATTCTTGGATGGGAAGTGAGTAAATGGTTTCTTAAGCAGCGATCGCTACTTTTTCTAGATGCCAACGCTTTGTAGCTTGAGCAATACGTTGTCCAAAATATTCTGCGGTTAAGCGATCTCCTGAATCTAGAACTGGATCTCCTCCAGATAGATTCATAGTAGTTTGCCCCATAACGCCAAGGAAGGAACCCAATCGGTTAACTCCATCCGTTTTCCCCTGATAAGAGCTTGGCTGTTCTCCTGCACCTATCCATACCATGCCATGCTGCGCTGCATAGATAGATAAATAAATTAGAGTGCCCTGCTTATCGCCACTGGGAGAACTAGAGTGGGTAAATCCCGCAGCAATTTTATCTTTCCATTGGTGGGTAAACCAAGCAGAACTGGTTGCGTCCAAAAATGCTTTGAATTGAGCGGCGACTCCGCCCATGTAGGTTGGAGTACCCAAGATGATCGCATCAGCTTGATTAAGCTTTGCCATAATCTCGTCATTTTGCCAACGACCGTTGGTGATTTGCTCCCCTGTAATGCGAAGTAAGTCAACATGATCGCCAGCTTTGCGAACTCCTAATGCGATCGCTTCGGCGGTTAAGTGCGTGTGACCAGAACCAGAAAAATAAACAATGGCGATCTTTGTCATATCAACCTCTGTGAGTTGTTTGAGTTGGTTATGTGGGTTATGATTAGATACTAAAAGTAACTACCTACGAAAGTAAAGTAGGTACTTTTTCGTAACTAATAGGAACTTTCAGGTAACTAGTAATGGTGCAGCGATCAAAAGAACTTAATCCTTGTCCCGTGAGTGCTTTAACAAACTTATTGTCGGGGCCTTGGACTATGTATATTTTGTGGGTTCTATCAAATTCGGGACCAACAAGGTTTGGAGCTTTGAAGCGCAAAATAGAAGGTATTTCTACAAAGATGCTCACCGAACGCCTTCGCATGTTAGAGCAGGAAGGGATTTTATATCGCCACTATGAGCCAACGGTTCCGCCTCAAGTAACCTATGGATTAACTGAGAGGGCTAAGGAACTTATGACTATTTTGGATCAGTTAGATGATTTAGCTCAGCGTTGGTATGGTCAGGATCAAGTTAAAGCTGGTTAACAACCAAAACCCAAAAGATGAGAGGCAGCGCTTCGCGCTGCCTCTCATCTTTTGGGTTTATAACAACTCTCCTGTTTCTTGTAGCGAATGTAAGCGATGATAAATGCCACCTTGAGATAAAAGCTGTTGATGTGAGCCAATTTCCACAACTTGACCTTGATCTAAAACCACAATTTTATCGGCTTCACGCACAGTACTAAGACGGTGAGCAATCACAATCGTGGTACGGGTTCCTTGAATTCGACGCATCGCAAGTTGAATCGATCGCTCCGATTCGTAGTCGAGACTAGAAGTCGCCTCATCAAACACAAGAATGTCGGGATTGACTAGCAACGCCCGCGCAATGCCCAATCGCTGACGTTGACCGCCAGAGAGCCTTACACCTCTCTCCCCAACGATGGTGTTATAGCCATGCGGTAATAGATGCAAAAACTCATCAACGCTAGCGATCGCACAGGCTTCCTTAACTTCAACAAAGGTCGCGTTTGGTCTGCCGTAAACGAGATTGTCCATCAGGGTTCCATTAAATATATCGACCTCTTGATGTACGATCGCTAGGCGTTTGCGATAGCCCGTGATATCGAGTTCTGTAATATTTGTTCCATCAATTAAAATCCCGCCGCTCGATGGCTCAAAGTAACGAAATAGCATCTTCACTAATGTCGATTTACCTGAACCCGATCGCCCAACTAGCGCCACCGTTTCATAGGGTTCGATTGTGAACTGGATCTTTTCTAGAACAGGGCGATCGTGATCGTAGCCAAAGGTGAGATTACGAAACTCCACTTTTCCATCAAAGCGATATTGGGGATATTTAGTGTTTGGATGGAGTGCGATCGCGGCATCTTGACCATTCGCTTGTTTCATGAACTCATGAAAGCGCATCATCGAAGAATAGCGACGGGCAAACACTTCGGCGAGTAAACAAATTGGCTTGATTTCAGAATAAGCCATACTTGCCAAAGTGGAAATCGTAATAAAATGCCCGATCGACATCGTTCCATCGAAGGTAGCAAATAGCGCTGCCCCAAACACGACAAATTGACAGGATTCTAAAACAGTGTCACGCACCATGCCCAGCTTTACATAGCCAATGTGAATTCCCCAGAGCGATACTTTTGCCTCCCGTTCGAGGCGATCGCTTTGGCGTTTATATTCCTTGGCTTCGTTAGCAAAAGCCTTGACTGTTTTGATATTGGTAATAATTTCTGAAGTACGACTTTCTGTGTTTTCTTGATGTATATCTAACCTCTCTTCAGAAACAGTCAGCCCTTTCAACGCTTGTAAACTGCCTAATAGCACCACTATAAATGACACTAAAAAGAAAGCCGAAATCCACCATGCGATCGCACAGATAATCACAAAAATGCCGAGGATTCGCACTATTTTAGGAATCAATTGCCCTGCGATTTCGGGATATGACCACATGTGATTGGCTAAGCCTCGCGCCACCCGTCCTGCAATCCGTCCCGCGTTATGCTCATCATAAAATTCGATGGGCAAGGTCAAGATTTTGGCGATCGCCTTTTGAGTTTGGTCACGACGAGTTTTGAGAGCTATTTCCCAATGAAAGTTATTTGCAAACCAGACCTGTATCGGTGCACGGATAACTGTGACTACAAAAATCAACCCCGATAGAGTGATTAATGAAGTTGTCTGAGTCATCGGTTGACCAAACAGACCCAATGCTCCTACAACCAAGTTATTAATTTCGCGATCAAGCGATCGCCCTGATAGTACATTCAGGATCTGTCCGACCGTATAGGGAACAGTCAGATCGATAATTTCAAATGCGCTAGACCCTGCAATGCTCCAGATTGCCTTTGTCCGATAGCGTTTAAAGTAACGTACTACATCCCACAAATTTGCTGTCATGCTCGTCAAAATCCAAGTCGGTTTCAGGCTAATTTTGCGCCTTTTAAAATAGTATGCTGAAAATCTTGGTATGAAATAATTTCTACACCATGAAAAGGATTCAATATCAACAGATCTGCATCACCTGTCACTAGGCAAAGTGTCAATAGCGACGCTCATTGTCTTGCAGTGCATGATAGTTTGCTTGTCTTACAGATTCAACTTCGTTAGTAATATCTTCTAAACTTAGCTCATCAGTTTGAACTGAATTTAAAAGTTTTTTAAATCTCACTGAGAATGTGTCTTTTTCTAGTAGCTGTAATAATTCAAGCTTTTCATCTAGATTGCATTGAGCAATCACGGCTTTAAGTTGAGGGAAATCGATGGAAATTGATACATTCATTTTCTTGTACCTTAGTTTGCTTTTTTGTATCATCGATTGGCATGACCATTGTTAGTTTTCTTAAGCAAGGATTATCACAGTATTAAATCTTTTATTGTTGATTTCTTTTATGCCACTCAGTTTCTCAAGTGATTCAGGATCGCGTAAATCTGATGAATTATAAATCACAAAGAAAAGTGTTTCTAGTGGTTTCCATACACTGTAAAGAAGCAAGTCTTTAGAAAAGTCATCAAATATTTTCTTCTGATCGTCTGGACTGCGAACATACTTTAACTCAATAATTATGCCCAATTCCTCTATTGAGATATCTGCTCGACTAGAGCGAGTCCCAGCTATTTTTTGTAATGGATCTTCCTGAACTGAGTATTTTAAGTAAGCACGTAAAATTGCTTGAAGTAAGTCTTGTACATCATATTCATCTTCAATCAAATATGATTTCTTATTTATTCGTGTTCTTCTCGATAAAACTCCTGCTACCTTTGCTATTCGCTTGCAGAGTTGTTCTACGAGATCTACATCTAATTTCAGAGTTGGTTCAGCTTTTCCACTAAACAGTAGTTCATATGTATAGTCTTCGCCTTTCAATAGAGGAAAAATTTCTACATTCAAGATTAGTAAAGATTCACCTTTTGCTCTTCTTTCGTCATTATTATAGTGATCAGCAAAAAGTTGTTTTATTTCTGGAGTGTGAGTGATTTTTATTTCCTCAACGTAATTAGATGACCTCACAATTTTTCCAGATATAGTGAATGGGCGTGATTTTAGCCAAGGATCTACAATTTGCTGTTGTAATTCTATGAAAGACAAATCGTTTACAACCGAATAATTACTACTGTCAATTAGTTTAACGAGACAATGCCAATACTTCTCTGGATAGGAATTGATATCTGAATCAGGCATAATGCGTATATCCTTAAAATAATCTATTGGATGATGTGATAGGCATTTCGCTAGTCATTAAACTCTTGCATTGCTTAATACAAGAAGTTCCTCTTGAATAACACGGCGCAATGTTTCTTCGTCTAGAGGCGGCTTTACTTTGTTTAGGTATTCCCGCAAAGCCTCATTCATAATCGTTTGATAACCCTTGCCAGCAGAGTCACCGCGTTCTCGAAATGCTTCAAGTACGTCATCATCTATATAAATCGTTATGCGGGTTTTACCTGTTTGAGGAATCACAGCCCCACGCTTAGCTTGACTAAAATCATATTCCGTCTTCATAATTACGCCTCTCAGAACGAGTAGCAGGACGAGCAGAAATCAATCGAACGCGATCGCCGCGATATGTATAAACCACAAC
It contains:
- the vap15 gene encoding type II toxin-antitoxin system VapB15 family antitoxin, with amino-acid sequence MNVSISIDFPQLKAVIAQCNLDEKLELLQLLEKDTFSVRFKKLLNSVQTDELSLEDITNEVESVRQANYHALQDNERRY
- a CDS encoding BrnA antitoxin family protein, translating into MKTEYDFSQAKRGAVIPQTGKTRITIYIDDDVLEAFRERGDSAGKGYQTIMNEALREYLNKVKPPLDEETLRRVIQEELLVLSNARV